ACGAGTTAAGAACCATGCTGATGAACGCCGGATTGATAAAGGCCGGCATGCCTGGTTCTGCCCCTCCCAAAAGGCCGTAAAAGCACTATACGTATATTTGATTTGAAAGGGCTGATATGCCGACATTTACATATGCAGGCAAGAAGAACACCGGAGAGGTTGTCAAGGGAACCATAGACGCTACCGATTCGATGCAGGCTGCCTCGCTTTTGAAGGCGCAGAAGATAACCGCTACCACGATAACCGAGGGCGGCGGCGGTCTTAAGATGGAGATAAAGCTTCCCTGGGGCGGCGGCGTAAAGGTCAAAGAGATATGCATATTCACGCGTCAGTTCGCGGTCATGATAGACGCCGGACTGCCGCTTGTTCAGTGTCTGGACATCCTCGGAAGCCAGCAGGAGAATCCGGAGTTTAAAAAGGTCATAATGGAGGTAAAGGGAAGTGTCGAAGGCGGTACGACCTTTGCCGAGGCGCTTAGAAAGCATCCGAAGGTATTTGACGAGCTTTTTGTGAACCTCGTTGCTGCGGGTGAGGTCGGCGGTATACTCGATACCATTTTGAATAGACTTTCCCAGTTCATGGAAAAGGCCGAGGAACTAAGGGGCAAGGTGAAAAGCGCGATGACCTATCCTGTGGCGGTTATCATCATATCCGCGATAATCGTTGCCGGACTTCTGCTTTTCGTCGTTCCTATATTCGAGGACATGTTCAAGAGCTTTGGCAAGGCGCTTCCGATGCCGACGCAGATGGTTGTCACCATGAGCAGAG
The nucleotide sequence above comes from Deltaproteobacteria bacterium. Encoded proteins:
- a CDS encoding type II secretion system F family protein; translation: MPTFTYAGKKNTGEVVKGTIDATDSMQAASLLKAQKITATTITEGGGGLKMEIKLPWGGGVKVKEICIFTRQFAVMIDAGLPLVQCLDILGSQQENPEFKKVIMEVKGSVEGGTTFAEALRKHPKVFDELFVNLVAAGEVGGILDTILNRLSQFMEKAEELRGKVKSAMTYPVAVIIISAIIVAGLLLFVVPIFEDMFKSFGKALPMPTQMVVTMSRGLASYWYLILGAIGGSIYGLKALYKTSKGRYQMDKLFLKMPVIGDILRKTAVARFTRTLGTMLSSGVPILDALDIVSKTSGNVIIEEAILKAKSSISEGKTLADPLQATKVFPGMVTQMISVGEATGAMDSMLGKIADFYEEEVDVAVESLTSLIEPMLMAFLGVVVGGLVIALYLPIFGLAGAAGG